A region from the Hydra vulgaris chromosome 08, alternate assembly HydraT2T_AEP genome encodes:
- the LOC136083094 gene encoding putative agmatine deiminase has protein sequence MISIWKIQQLFIAVNILTATHSFQKNLKLTNGKKPLECELGAFTFPDESEEHEGTWLQWPHEFEYEIEYRESLDDIWVQMTKALCVNEKVHIIAYDNEEVKRIKELLQNKRVPLTNVDFKIHKTNDVWVRDNGPIFARDSLGRLVIQDWKFNGWGGKTSYKKDDAIPTLIGKDINIKVVNVGMANEGGAVELDGKGVLLATRSSIISQKPVNSVRNPGMTQSQAEIYFSHYYGASKFIWLDGGFPEGDITDMHIDGIARFAPENKLVTMSRKDLLEWGLSKKDINTLYFASNTDNKTYSKVYLPLSKYNVNTTDGVSLGYKGSYINYYIANGVVLVPNYEDPNDDDANKIIQNLYPERKIIGIDIRNLYKNGGMIHCVTQQQPA, from the exons ATGATTTCTATTTGGAAGATTCAGCAACTGTTTATTGCGGTGAATATTTTGACAGCTACgcattcatttcaaaaaaatttaaagttaacaaaCGGAAAAAAACCGTTAGAAT gtgaattGGGAGCATTTACGTTTCCAGATGAGAGTGAAGAACACGAAGGAACGTGGCTACAATGGCCACACGAATTCGAGTATGAGATCGAATATAGAGAGAGTTTGGATGATATTTGGGTGCAAATGACAAAAGCCCTTTGCGTAAATGAAAAAGTTCATATAATTGCTTATGACAATGAAGaagttaaaagaataaaagaattgcttcaaaataAAAGAGTACCGTTGACTAATGTGgactttaaaatacataaaacaaatgatGTTTGGGTAAGAGACAACGGACCAATATTTGCTAGAGATAGTTTGGGACGCTTAGTTATTCAAGATTGGAAATTTAATGGATGGGGTGGaaaaacaagttataaaaaggACGATGCAATTCCAACTTTAATAGGAAAAGACATTAACATTAAAGTTGTAAATGTTGGGATGGCAAACGAAGGAGGAGCTGTTGAGCTTGATGGAAAAGGAGTTTTACTAGCAACTCGAAGTTCCATAATAAGCCAAAAACCTGTGAATTCAGTTAGGAACCCTGGAATGACCCAATCGCAAGCGGAAATTTACTTTTCCCATTATTACGGTGCTTCAAAATTCATTTGGTTAGATGGAGGATTTCCAGAAGGGGATATCACCGATATGCACATTGACGGAATAGCCAGATTTGCACCAGAAAACAAACTAGTTACAATGAGTAGAAAAGATTTACTTGAATGGGGTCTTTCCAAAAAAGATATCAACACTTTATATTTTGCCTCAAATACAGATAACAAAACGTATAGTAAAGTTTACTTGCCTTTGTCAAAATATAACGTAAATACTACAGACGGAGTGAGTCTTGGGTACAAAGGCAGCTATATCAATTACTATATTGCTAACGGTGTAGTTTTAGTTCCTAACTATGAAGATCCCAATGATGACGATGCAAATAAGATCATTCAAAACCTGTATcctgaaagaaaaataattggtatcgatataagaaatttatataaaaatggtgGAATGATTCATTGCGTAACACAACAACAACCAGCATAA